In the Colius striatus isolate bColStr4 chromosome 3, bColStr4.1.hap1, whole genome shotgun sequence genome, GGTTTGAAGCAGCAGAATCATATGATATTTGCTCATTAAAAACCACATACAACTGTGCTGAGAGGGAAGGATTTATTGGTCCATTAGATTTCCAATGATTGCTTTTATTATGCTCAGCAAATATATTCAAATATTACATACAAAGGATatcttttcttcatttgcaaTGTTAGAGCTAGTTTAACATTCAGTGGAaatgtaaggaagaaaaaaaagatacatctTCATATTATTAGTGtaatatgtgattttttttttcctatttcagcAAAACACTTGTAAAGAAAAGGGTTCTGTGGTCAGTACCCATCTTCCATAAGGCCAACTCTCACATACCCACAGAAGGCACTTGAAATTCCTGTTAGCTGGGATGTCAGGAAGAGAAGGGATCAGCTATCACTTGGATAACAAGATGCTCATTTTTAATAAGTGCAATACTAGTATAAATTCAAACAGCCACAAAGCATTAAGTACAAAAAACTTAGCTAGACATGCTAACTAAAGGGCTGCAAAGCTGGAATACAACAAATTCTTCTTGTCATCATCACCATTAGTCATCGTCTCcaccacagaggagcaggagggctTTCCTGTAGTCCCCAGATGTATCTTTCTGTTAATATAACACACCAGTCACCATGAGTCACAACCACAGAAATGTTTAGAAAGGCAGAAGCCAAGGAATACTCCAACAGATTATACATTTGTCCCACCCACAGGAAATCCACTTGGATGACTCTCCACCCAGGAATGAGACAAGGAAATTCTCTCTTATGTTAGAGCTATACTTACACGGACAGACTTTCAGAGACACAAAAACCTCTGAAAGCTTTACTAGAGCTGAGCTACCTGCTGCATATTAGAATATGATCATCTGCAAGTGAGAAAGCCCAAACAATGGAGAAGCCCAAAGCAACAATCTTTCAATGTGCAAAGTGCAACAGTGCACTCAGAACAGCCTCAGCATTGATCCCTGCAATTAATGGGAAGTTCTGCTACTAATTACATAGGACAGCTTGAAAAGTAACTCCACCCAGCCTAACTATGAGGGCATCATGTCAGGAATGAGAACAGAAAGTGATTAAAAGtgacactttaaaataaaatacccaCAAAAGAAAATCCTAGGAAAAAAGCATGTTGGCTTCaactttgcagcagcagctggctctaaatttcttgctctttcccttcctgctccttcccaTCCCCTCAAAAGGAGATTATGATTCAGACTGGTTCCACAGCAAAATGCTTTCCACTGTGAAATGGTCCAAAAGGTTCCACACCGCAATCCAAAATCTAAACTTCAACCTCATAAGAATTCAGACTCCTATCCCAAATATCATTTCTCTGGAGTCAGTACCCGTTCTGAAGCTCTGAAAATCAGAAGGAACCCAGaccagaaaaaggaaatgaagtaGTAGCTAAAAATAGTGTATGAGTAATTGTAATTTCAGAAAACCACATCTGCTCTCCCAGTGAATACTGGAAAGAAACCTCCAGCTTTTCATAGGAAGTTTCCCCCACTTAAATGATGCTATGTGGTACCTTACAAAATTGAGACCAGTCTCTCTGCTCTCAGAGTGTACTGAGTTATCCATCTAAAAATAACATCTCAAACACCCCCATTTTCTCTCACAAACAAATGGTAATTTTACCTGAATCATTTGATGCAATGACTTCGCAAAATTCTTCCTGAGTTCTTGTCTAATATCCAATAGATCAACTTCACTTCTTGAGACCATGACTCTGATCAGGGTATCATCATCAGTGCCAGCCCCCTAAAAATAAAGgtttaaataatattaaaatatgagTTTGTTCTGGACAGATGCTGTaacaaaacaacaaatacaAACAACCAGGGTGCAACATGAAAGCACCAAGCGCAACAAGTGATGTCTCAAAACACTCCTGCATTACACTTCTACTCCAAAACGGAGAATATTTGGGACAGTAGCACAAGATATTCACACTGCAATGTGGAGAACAGAGGACCGACCAGACTTCTATCAAGTGCCATGCGGTCAGGCTTCTTATTTCACACTTCATTTCACAGGCTTCAACTGTCAATGTCcatataaatttaaaataatccaGTGCCAAGACTGCACAGTAACGTAGCTGATCACCACAATCACATGCAAACCACTCTTTGAATGTAGTCCGAGACTACAGAATTGCAGTCAGCTCTGGAACTGGCTACATAAATCCTCACAGCGACTGATACAAAGCTAGACGcaggcagagtcctgcattcCACGAATTATCCAGCCGTTTATTACAAAGGCAAAAGTCATAAACCTTGTCCAACCATGCAAACATTCTTATCCATCTTTATTGCTCTAATCGCTTCCAGTTCCTGTGCTAGCAGGCTGTGCCAGACTAACATCCTGACCTCTCCTGCTCAGATAAATCAGACTCCACACAAGTTGAAGCAATATAAATGTTGACATGCTGACCTGCTAATGCACCTCAAGGAAGGACTTGGCAGAGCCCCCACGATCATCTTCAGCCTAACATCCAGGGTCATTCAAGCCTTCAACTTGGTGTAATATTCTTggattacatttaaaaatgccCTAAAGCTGCTCAAAAGTTATGTCATGAGTCCAGTGGTTTCTGAGTAGGATTCGACATCAGAATCTCGTAAAAGCCAGGCTCTGACCCACCTGATCATGAAAGCAAATTCTGCTCATTATAAAACTTTGTCATGACAAACTGATAAATTAGAAGTACACACTGTGGTACCAAAACAATAATTGAAGAAGATCTTTCTTATCTGAAGtgctttgatatttttatttatatttaaaataacaattgTGGATCTCACCAGCAGACATGAATCAGGCCCCTTGCAATAGAAGTGTACAACATCCTAAAAcctacaggaaaatattttctactgctttctctgaaaaataaatatataaataagaaaaaggtAATCCTCCTCATATAGCTCAGCATATTGGTataatattttgtgttttccacCTGAGTCTTCTTTTCGTTGATATCTATGAAAGCAGtaaagcagcttttaaaaaataagctatcattacatttcttttcactAATTCTCATGCTCACACCTCATCAACACAATCAGCTGGTGACAAACTTACTTCAGTGTTTTTCAGCAAGAGGAAGGGAGGAATTCTTCAGGGAAGCTGATAACTTGCCTGAACACAATAGACTACCCAACTAGGGTTTAATAATATTAGCCACTGTGAGTTAAAAATACGGTTTCccctgcttctctcttcccatccaagagaaagcaaagccaacagaaacacagctgtgctgctgatgggatTCCCCTGCAGAATTTTTCAGAGCTGTTTAagcctctttcctttctctctgatGAGTTTCTTTTTGAAATGGAATGGGCAGTCATCAAAACATATGTTAAAGCTAACTACACCTTCAGTTGATAAACACTCATCTCCAAAACAAAAACTGTTCTGTCTGCACAATCTGCAACCTAGTTTTTAGTTATCTTTACTTCCTCAGTATATCCACCACCTAGAGACACCAAAGTCTCCATTTAGCTGAAGGTGTCCAGTGGCTCTAGCCAGCCATTTTCAATGTAACAAGACCAAGTCCAAATCAGCTGATGAGCCTGATGTTTCCTGTAAAAGATTTATAGTCTGACAAACTTACAATGAACTCCAAGTAAAGGTTATGAACTGTTTGTCCCAGATCTACGTTCCCCAAACCTTTTGAAGATGCTTAGTCATACAGTATCCTGTTGGCATttgcagtgaaagaaaaaattaagaacaaaaaaCAGAGGAATTGTAGTTGGGGGAGATGCAAAGTGACATATGGAAAACAGGTAAATACCTTCATGGAATAATACAGAGTCTCAGCAAAATAGGCAGGCACGCTTCGGAtgcatttcactgaaaaaaaaggcaaggatTAAATTACTGATTGTTACTCAATATAGGACAATCTTTCACTGTCAAGGTGTGTGTAACTGGGTCATTCTCCACAGTGTGAACAATTAAGTACACAGCTGTCAGCTAGTCGGTTCTTCTGCTACAACTCTTTGGATTCTAGGAGTTAGAATATACCATATATTTCTAATAGAAAAGAGACTCCCTTAATCAAATTCTACTCTCAGTTACAAATCTACTATAACATTGTCCTAAATGAGATGCAAGCAATACAAAAGAAGGCAGAGTTTTGTCTCAATTTCTGATAGAGGTGCTTATGACCAAACAGAACGTAGTTTCACCCCCTTGCCCAagtcccctcaccctcccatCTATTAAAGGTAAAATTAAGGGCTATTCTCTAGATAAAAGATAGGTTTCAGATGATAGACTTTAGAGAGGAACCACATTTTCATACCACCACAACCACAATTTAAGGAGGCCTGGGAATAAGTGAAGGAGAGTTCTAGATCTATTAAGATTCAATTACCAACTGCCAAAAGCAGCTTCTCCAAATCACCAGAGGTTTCACGGTCAATGGTCTCTTCAATTTGAAAGCCAGAAATAGTCATGTACTtgtcaaacactgaaaaacagaaagtgaGCTTAGTCACATGTACAGCCAGCATTTCTCCCAGTGTCCTCCTCAGTACACGTTAATGCCATCTGTATCTCTCTTTATATTTGAACTACCCAGAGTTCAAATGTTATGATCCACtcattcttcttcctctcctgtttcAAATATTTCCTACCAAATTGCTACTACACAGCACATTGCTGTAGCTGGGGAGAAACAAACCCAGGCACCAGGACATGCTGGGGGACAAatagctggaaagcagctttccaCAAAAGGAGCTAAAGGCCCTGGCGGACACCAAGTTAAACATGAGGCAGAAGTTTGTCCTTGTGGCAATGGTGGCTGCATGAGGAGTGTTACCAGGAGGCTGTGGGAGGTGGTCCTTTCCTATCTATTCAGCATTGGTGAAGCCATACCTGGAGCATAGGGCCCAGTTCTAGGCTTGCCAGAACAAACAAGACATGGAACAACCAAAGTGAATCAAATGAATggccactaagatgatgaagggactggagcatctctcctgtgagaaaaggctgagagagctgggaccgtgcagcctggagaagagaagccccAAGGGATAAGCCCCAAAGGATAACTTCACCAGTGTGTACAAATATGTGAATGGAAGGCATGAAGAAGACGGAcccaggctcttttcagtgctgcccagtgccaggacaagaaGCAATGAGCACAGGAGGTTTTGTCTGAACATCAGGCAACACTTTTCTTGTACaggtgacacagtactggcacAGGTGGTCAAGGAAGTGTGAAGTACTTGGAGATGTGTGATAGCTGTCTGCACGTGGTCCTGGGTAGCCTGCCATAGATAagccttgctcaagcaggtttgGACAAGATCACCTcgagaggtcacttccaacctcaaccactATGTGACTCTGGCAACACATCCACTGAAAGGGTacagggaaaaaagaggaaaaggagaaggaaggaagttcTAGGAAATAATAAGCATTTTCCCCCAGAGTGCAGCTATCATTTAGCCTGAATCTAAGATCTTGTCTAATCTGGGCTACTACATCAAATTAACTTCACACAAATTGGCCTATTGGCAGTGTGTTGCAGTCTGTGTTCACGAATATCCACAAAACCTGAGCATTCTGTGAAATCTTATGTTTCTATCATGCTAAGTAAACGTTGGGTGCaccaaaataaactttaaaggTTACTTTAATGcaaataatgataaaaaaactacactgtaaaataacaaatCAATTTACCTTTGAAAATCCAAATAAATCCAAAgattcaaaaaggaaaacaaaaagactggtgaaccaaaacaaaacttaCTGGTCATTATTTGCCCTGTCCTACACAGCTCAGTAAAACAGACTTATAAACAGTTAAAGAGCAGGGGAAAATATTATTGTCTCTTTATTAGCAACTAATAAAGTATGCACCTATAAAAGGGTCGATCTTTTCAGGGCTGGATATCCGTCAGATTATGATGAGTCATAACAGGACTGTCTGCATCAATTCTATTGCCATTATCtctttcaaaagggaaaaaaaaattaataagcaTGTAGAAATAGCCCAGCTGTGTCTCAGATCTATTGCATCGTTCAAGCAGGATATCATCTGCACTTCAATCAGGAGATCACCACTGCTAGGGGAGAACtaaattacagaaaacaaactaaaacgTATTAAGTAGAAGGAAGAGGTGATTAAAGATGTCTTGGCTTGACAAATGTGGTACCAGAAGCAATTTTTCTACCATTTCTACCACCAAGGGGGTAATACTGAGACTTCAAGCAGAGATTTTCAAGCACATATGAACCATACTACCTACCCCTCCTTAAATGGGAAACACTTCGGGTTCCCAAGATGGTGATGaacttttcttcatctgttCCCCATTTCAGCTCCCCAGCTCTAAACAAAACCTGTTGTAAATTCAAGAGATCAAATCAGCAGCATTTGTTATGTGTCCATGCACTGTCGAAAACCTGTATTTTTCTTGCGCTAAGGAGCCTTAAACTTACTAACAAGCTATAGctagagaggaaaaagaaatgaaataaaattgtcAAGTACTGAACTGACCTTAGAAAGACACAACTGATAAATTCAGAAGTTGACTCTGAAAGCACTTCCATGAGTAATACTGCTTAAGGCCCTAAAACTAACTGTGCCAATAGTCCCTTCCATAAGCCTGAAGTTTTCTGAAACTAATAGTTTTCTGATAAtgcaagaaataaaatctattcTCAATActgctttttctgcctttttttttctccttctccttttccaagTCAGACTAGCAAAGTTTCATTATGTGATGACTCATTATGAATGGGAAGATCAGGCTAACTTGGCCCAGAAGATTTTCCAAAAAGGATCGAAGATGGTTTTAAGCTCTTGGAAACAGGATTTGAGGGCCACTAAATTCTCAGTTATATGAAACCAGATTTTAATGATTTAATTGTTTTAACACATTCACTGCTCTTTAGGCTGTCTTTATCCAACACAGGCAATGGTCAGGCCATTAGCAACATTTAGAGAACACACAGTGAACCTTAATGATTTCTCTCTCACATTTAAATTCTAGCTGTATACTCTTTTTTGCAAGGTAACCTGTAGAAATGTCCAAAAAACACATATTTCACTCACCTGAGCATCCTGCTCAACAAGACCTTCATCAACTCTGCCATCAGGATCTCTATTTGCCtacaaaggattttttaaagtttttaaactgaaggatAAACTGATGCAACTTTTGTTGCATTAAAACAACTTATCTGCTATATTGAACCCATACGAGTTACTATATGAAGTCAAGCTCTAATGCATCGTTTCCAAAATCACCTTATTTTTCCATTCCTCTTGCACATGTCTTTATGAAATAAATGTTCTCTTCTCCTATTGCCTTCAAATTCCCACATAGCAGGCATTCTGCTACACTCATGAGCATTACAGAAGTTTTTTAATTCATCAATGTGGAAATGACTCACAACAAGACTGACCCTGCAAGGCAGAGGAAGTGACTCAGTTTCACAACCAATCCTGCCTCTCGCCAGGTCTATCTACAAGCTCGGCTTAGTAAGCAGAAAGTGACAAGTGACAAGTAgacaggaaaacagaagtgaaaatCACGCACACACACCTGAACACAGAGACACTGACCTGCAGCAGGACTACCAGCATTCTCTGAAAAAAGCCTGATGTTTCTCCTGTAATCTTGTCCTCCAAGTTAGCCTCATATTCTGCAAAACAGTAATACCCATTCACCATCTTACAGACTTCCTCACTATTGTGAGGAGGAAGCATGCAAAAGCAAAAAGTTAATTTGACACACAGCTTGTAGAATCATTCCTCACAAATGGCTTTAATAAGTAGGACATACTCTGCTTTCACTTATAACCTACCATCATTACAAAAGAGGTGAAAAGATAGCATCTCACACCAATTACCAGGAGCAGATTACtcaatatttttatatacaagGTGATATGCACAGGTTCAATTCTTCAAGGAACTAAAGAGCATACAGATCTGGAGTTATGCTGAAACATGGCAGTCTCACAGTCGTACAATGGTGAGCCCAGAAAAGTACAGTACTAAAAAATTTTGCCCTTGCAGATTCATTTTGCCTCAAACTTTCTTAAGATGTGATAATTTCCTATGTGGCAGGAATCCGCATAGAGGTATAATGCATTGGATTGAACgctgccttaaaaaaaacaactccacaATCACTGGGTAAAAGCATACACTCCTGTGGACAACCAAAAAGCTGTACTTGCTTTAGCACCTATGCATTTGAAAAGAGCAttgagcaaaagaaaaaaaaatatcatcacTTGTGCTTTTTTCCATGTGATACCAGTTTTCTAGTTTCCAATTATTAAAAATCTGCTTCCAGTGAAAGGGATTAAGGTAACGGGTGAGGGAAAGGCATTTGAATGAACTCTTACTATAAAGCACAAAACACCACAACCTGCAGTCACAGACACAAAATAATAACTATTTTAGTTTACAATCCAAACtcttatgttttttttaatacaaagtttTGCAACACAGCAGAATGAAATCTCACTCACTGGGCACATCTATCAGTTCACAGATAGACTTTATTTGAAAGATAAGCTAAAATCATTTAAGAGAACTGAACGGAGAACCTAGAATTTTACTTTATACAGAACTTTACCTTGCAGATAAACCTGTTTAATGTTCTGTACTTCTGCAGGTGTTCTGGAGGCGAGAATTTCAGTCAACACTTTCTCGTTGGTTCCTGCTCCCTGCAGGGATGCAAGTATAAAGCAGTTGATGgaataacaaaaggaaaacaagaatttCCTTAGAAAATCAAAAGCAAGCATCAGCTTATACACTTGGaccaaataaagaaaaaatgttttcttctgtataTATTGTGGGagttttggaaatattttccttccagtTCTGGCTTGATTGTTTTAAAATGCCATCCAACACAGACCACAGGCTCACTGTGGCAGGATTCTGATGAGCCTTTCCACGTTCAAGCACCCTCAGACATGCCCCAGTCACTATTACAGCCAATGACATCAAGAGAGTAACAGTTTCCATTCTAGCTCTAGTGCGGGTACTGTCTTTCATCGAGTAGTACACAGAAGAATATAGAGTTCTCCAGCAATGATCTTTACCCTTCTATGAATTGTTCTATGTCAAATCCAGCCTCTCTTCAATTGCAAACGCACAGATTTCACAACAGTTGCTAACTCAGGCAGTTTAAGCTGCCGCACTCCAACTACAGGAGGCACAACAAGCATTCTTCACTTTCAAAAGGATAAAAGTTGCAAAAGCCAAGCCAATATCTCGTTTCCACAAGCCTGAGTCTACTTTGCCTGTAAGAATAAGACATTGCTCTTTACACTTTCAAGAGGGTAATTGCACAAAAGCAACACTGAAATACAATACTGTGtactttttccttcagcatGTGAAGGAAACTGCATACAAATACATCCTAAATACAAATCTGTCGGGTTACATATAatcattttcaaaatacagattGTTTCAAGAATTTGCCTACCAAACAAGTGAGGCGGGCACAGCAATTTTAGTCCCAACTTAAGTAGCAGCAGTGAAAATTGATAGGACATTCTTCAGTACAGAATTAGTGCACTTAGGTGAGTTGTTGTCTTGCACTGAAGCCTCGGCTATTGCATCTTCTTTACTGTTGTTATCCACCTGAGCAGAATTGTAGCTAGTATTGAcatcttttcctttgcagaCACAGCCTTTGAAATCCTGTGATCTCATGTTTGATATCATTCTTTGTAAATGAGAAGAACAAAACCCCTCTTGTTTCGCTTATTTGTTCCATCATTTCCCTGTCGGTCTTTGACTCCAAAGTCAACAAGAATAGCTTGGGAATACATTTGGTCAACAAGGCCTTTATCAGTTTCTTTGTCAGGTGCCATCTCCCCTTCCCCCACTGTATATGAAGACATGACAGAAAATTTCCAGGATTaaagtttctgttttccaagATACTATTTGCTAGGTCATGGGTTCATGAGCTGTAGTTTGCACAGTTGATTAAAACCTACATATTAACCAGCTGGTCATTAACGATCTTGGGACTTTATGTGTAAGCATCACCAAACCAAGCACTACCTGACACTAGTCAAGTTCAATGTCCTCTACTTTATTCAAGGCGATTAACCCAGGGACAATCAATTCCTGAATTTCCACAGGCTGATGACATCAGACAAGTGTgacagaggggaggaaaaaaaaaaaagggggatcacacagaagaaaacacactCAAATATCTACACATAGAGACTGTAAATTGTCCGTTTACCTGGCCTTCTCAGAACGGCATTACATTCCTTCAGCTAAAGAGGAATGCTTTACAGGTAACACTGTCAAGGCTCTCAGCTCTTCCCTCTGTATTACCAGAGGCAGCTTTTAGAACATATCAATTACACTCATAATACTTGCTCATAATTTTGGTGAAGAGCAGTTCACACAAGTATACTAGCTCATCAATTTTGGAGTTGCACTGTAATCAGTCAGGGGCAGAACACTATCTTAAATAACAGTcaaggagagacaaacagcatcACGCCTTCATGAAATGCCTGTAACTAATTTGCAGCCTATGCACACAGCTGTATAGCTATAAAATCTAGCTTGCTCACAGCAGAAAAAACTACTGTCCACTGGACCTCAGCACTGCACTTTACcagaaaaaagaatttaaaagcaACAAGCACATCATTGCATTTACGTCAGAAGGAAGAAGTCATGCTATGCAGATTTTAATCTGCTTCTACAGGGACACTGTTCTCTTAAGATTACCCAGTTTCTcatgaaaattatttcacataAAACCTGACACAAATTAGATTTCTAAACTACCTCTAATGGGTTATTAGGATGAATAAGAAACCAGGCAAAACCATGGTATTAGCAATAACAGCAGCTGCTAGCATAACATTcctaacttttaaaaaatggctACTTTTATTAATATTTCCCTTACTCACCAGAAGCTGATTCCTAAAAAAACAGTTGAGGAGCAACAAACACTTCATACAATGTATTCATTCCCTTCCCTCGTTCCTCTTACCTTGATGGCATGCTTCAGTGCATGAGCATCAAAAATATATGTTGGTCTCATCAAAGACACCATCAGTGTTTCAAATTTGCCGGTGAGTTCTGATTTCAGGTCATCTACAAGATCCTAATGCAGAACAAACAGTGCTGTAATGAACAAGAACTAACCACTTTAACTGGATGCATGTGTGTCTGCAAGCTAGAAGACTTGAGACACACCAAAAAGGGGACAGGGctcctttt is a window encoding:
- the ANXA5 gene encoding annexin A5 is translated as MAKYTRGTVTAFSPFDARADAEALRKAMKGMGTDEETILKILTSRNNAQRQEIASAFKTLFGRDLVDDLKSELTGKFETLMVSLMRPTYIFDAHALKHAIKGAGTNEKVLTEILASRTPAEVQNIKQVYLQEYEANLEDKITGETSGFFQRMLVVLLQANRDPDGRVDEGLVEQDAQVLFRAGELKWGTDEEKFITILGTRSVSHLRRVFDKYMTISGFQIEETIDRETSGDLEKLLLAVVKCIRSVPAYFAETLYYSMKGAGTDDDTLIRVMVSRSEVDLLDIRQELRKNFAKSLHQMIQKDTSGDYRKALLLLCGGDDD